A single genomic interval of Salinarchaeum sp. IM2453 harbors:
- a CDS encoding permease, translated as MSEETGQNQLVSYYHQYVGDPDRTIDIYAGFGLFFLGLGLGLAGVLIFLYSATLSEAVYSLREIAIVTGAIGTPALLVGIVVLLPVDKRMLAIAGIGSGICGIGIIRFVDAYPYNFNVAGPDATAEVVGIYSVGLVLVIAATAAALIAHRVEQAAERTPTTGTEQTNPSTDGNESVTDADVQADIKRELDQAELSLGGVEKRETRRLNLDTTELNDVDRDSLPDPNTKTRTSDNRVDDAVSQLDGLKGKEKKTKSGESTDDQVAALSELKEQQADSKSDTTLSERFKNLFSSK; from the coding sequence ATGAGCGAAGAGACTGGGCAAAATCAGCTTGTTAGCTATTACCACCAGTATGTCGGAGATCCTGACCGAACCATCGATATCTATGCTGGGTTCGGACTCTTTTTTCTCGGATTAGGATTGGGTCTCGCAGGCGTTTTGATATTCCTCTATAGCGCAACTCTGAGTGAAGCAGTCTACTCCCTTCGTGAGATTGCTATTGTCACTGGCGCGATTGGTACTCCAGCACTGCTTGTTGGGATAGTTGTTCTTTTACCGGTTGATAAACGGATGCTCGCTATTGCTGGTATTGGGAGTGGTATCTGTGGGATCGGAATTATCAGGTTTGTCGACGCCTATCCATACAATTTTAATGTCGCTGGGCCAGACGCCACTGCAGAGGTCGTTGGTATCTATAGTGTTGGACTGGTGCTAGTTATTGCTGCAACAGCTGCTGCATTGATTGCACATCGTGTGGAACAGGCAGCTGAGAGAACTCCGACCACGGGCACAGAGCAGACTAATCCGAGCACTGACGGCAATGAATCTGTCACCGATGCCGATGTTCAAGCAGATATCAAGCGCGAACTAGATCAGGCTGAGCTTTCATTGGGAGGTGTCGAGAAACGTGAAACCCGACGTCTAAATCTTGATACAACCGAGCTTAACGATGTGGATCGTGACAGTCTCCCCGATCCAAATACCAAAACACGGACATCTGACAACCGTGTTGATGACGCAGTCTCCCAACTTGACGGGCTCAAAGGAAAAGAAAAGAAGACAAAAAGTGGAGAAAGTACCGATGATCAAGTCGCAGCACTTAGCGAACTCAAAGAACAACAGGCAGACTCGAAGTCTGATACGACACTTTCTGAGCGATTTAAAAATCTATTTTCATCGAAATGA
- a CDS encoding lycopene cyclase domain-containing protein, with amino-acid sequence MLTYLQFHLVFTLPVLAILWYLAPSYNSVRRRRAALGLVILNVIAFTYTTPWVSYMIQTGVWWYGESAVAWRGLYIPLGEYMFFTIQVLIVGFYLHWRGFDYTYQSGDLSLRSAAVGVVIGVGMVIGGLYLITLDDSFLYLGGLIAWVGPIIIIQWIAGGGYLLRKYRPWVEATLVPSLYLIIVDRIAIGMGTWVISDQYTSELSVPLLGLPIEEGLFFFLASLMTVTGLVLWEWILDYNDQTDVFNRIIPDIGNSLE; translated from the coding sequence ATGCTCACATATCTCCAATTTCATTTAGTTTTCACCCTGCCGGTGCTTGCCATTCTATGGTATCTTGCTCCTTCCTATAATTCAGTTCGACGACGGCGAGCAGCACTTGGGCTAGTCATATTGAATGTTATTGCATTCACTTATACTACGCCGTGGGTGAGTTATATGATCCAGACCGGAGTCTGGTGGTACGGGGAATCAGCAGTTGCTTGGCGAGGTCTCTACATCCCACTGGGCGAGTATATGTTTTTTACCATCCAAGTGCTAATTGTGGGATTTTATCTCCACTGGAGAGGATTTGACTATACATATCAAAGTGGAGATCTATCGCTTCGATCTGCGGCTGTTGGCGTAGTTATTGGAGTAGGTATGGTCATTGGTGGACTTTATTTAATTACACTTGATGATTCGTTCCTGTACCTTGGTGGATTGATTGCCTGGGTAGGACCAATTATAATTATACAATGGATAGCTGGCGGTGGCTATCTACTCCGAAAATATCGACCATGGGTTGAAGCAACGCTTGTTCCGTCACTATATCTAATCATAGTTGATCGAATTGCAATCGGGATGGGAACATGGGTAATCTCGGATCAATACACATCTGAATTATCGGTACCACTTCTTGGATTGCCGATTGAAGAAGGATTATTCTTCTTTTTGGCGAGTCTGATGACCGTGACAGGCCTTGTTTTGTGGGAATGGATTCTTGACTACAACGATCAGACGGATGTGTTTAATCGAATAATTCCAGATATAGGTAACTCGCTTGAGTAA
- a CDS encoding polymer-forming cytoskeletal protein — MSASQRHIFVFVISTLLVVGLFPGVVSAQSGFGDKVTVESGENVSSVEGVFGTIIVEGTVTGDISGFAGDIVVRENGVVEGNIEAFAGSIDIAGTVRGDVSSGAGSVRVTETGVVEGDFNVGAGSVQIDGAIQGDARIGAATIQLGDTAIINGSLTYDGELSGNLDAVQGDITRDRSIAPMFFGDFQPVSTWVFAIGGFILNFFLGALLLGLFPKFSDRVSDRVETDPIRSGLTGLGILIGAPIILIIVALTVIGIPISIAGLFVFLLTIWIGTIYGRFAIGDWLLSLADVNNRWAALLAGLLLAAILWQIPVIGGLVNFIITLLGLGALVLRLITRRRRMSLTPGPSSEGASVE, encoded by the coding sequence ATGTCAGCATCACAACGTCATATATTTGTTTTTGTTATCAGTACACTGCTCGTAGTGGGGTTATTTCCAGGAGTTGTATCAGCACAGTCAGGTTTTGGCGACAAGGTAACGGTGGAGAGTGGAGAAAACGTCTCAAGTGTCGAGGGCGTGTTCGGGACGATTATTGTCGAAGGAACAGTAACAGGGGATATCTCCGGATTCGCTGGTGATATTGTTGTCCGAGAAAACGGTGTAGTCGAAGGGAATATCGAAGCTTTTGCCGGGAGCATTGATATAGCAGGGACTGTCCGTGGTGATGTATCATCTGGTGCTGGTTCGGTCCGAGTTACTGAAACAGGAGTTGTTGAAGGAGACTTTAACGTTGGGGCAGGCAGTGTACAAATTGATGGAGCCATACAGGGTGATGCTCGGATTGGCGCTGCAACAATTCAACTTGGTGATACAGCAATCATTAATGGTTCGCTGACATACGATGGAGAACTCAGCGGAAATCTTGATGCTGTCCAAGGTGATATCACAAGAGACCGGTCAATTGCTCCCATGTTCTTCGGCGATTTCCAACCGGTTAGCACATGGGTGTTTGCCATTGGTGGTTTTATATTGAACTTTTTTCTCGGAGCGTTATTACTCGGATTATTCCCGAAGTTCTCGGATCGTGTGTCTGACCGTGTTGAAACCGATCCTATCAGAAGTGGTCTGACTGGACTCGGCATATTGATTGGAGCCCCGATTATTCTCATCATAGTTGCACTAACCGTTATCGGTATTCCAATCTCGATTGCCGGGTTGTTCGTATTTCTGTTAACCATCTGGATTGGAACAATCTACGGTCGATTCGCTATCGGAGATTGGCTTCTATCCTTAGCTGATGTGAATAACCGATGGGCAGCACTCCTCGCTGGGCTTCTGCTCGCGGCTATTCTCTGGCAAATACCAGTGATCGGAGGGCTGGTTAACTTTATTATTACTCTTCTGGGCCTTGGGGCACTTGTCCTCAGGCTTATTACACGACGACGTCGGATGAGTCTCACTCCTGGGCCAAGTTCAGAGGGTGCATCTGTAGAGTGA
- a CDS encoding DUF1102 domain-containing protein — protein MQRRRLLLGLGSVSIGGSALLGSGAFTRVESQRQVTIEVAEDPDAYLGLDSCPDSPNQSYAEIDEDGHLAIQMSEENPTDVDGEGVNSNSISWFDDIFQVCNQGKQDICVYIAEKTGADPDRVTFYTGEQSGEQPIPDEAQLFSDIEDGIYLPLGACECIGLQVNTREDLDNEFALDKPEDGDVLLDEVELVADANDACEDDTVPEKEQPRIIEAGETISFIAFIAEESPEISEVEAVDAKNGDDASGDLDPVTVSFDGNTELEEIVINIGGLDREETGLIFGNGFDSGTVTTLDQDDDVVEDGWLIADKTVYT, from the coding sequence GTGCAACGGAGGCGCCTTCTTCTCGGACTTGGGTCGGTATCTATTGGCGGCAGTGCATTGCTTGGCTCCGGGGCGTTCACCCGTGTTGAATCGCAGCGGCAAGTAACTATTGAGGTGGCCGAAGACCCGGATGCGTATCTAGGGTTGGACAGTTGTCCTGACTCGCCGAATCAGAGTTATGCGGAGATTGACGAGGATGGGCATCTGGCTATTCAGATGAGCGAAGAGAATCCAACGGACGTTGATGGTGAAGGAGTCAATTCAAACTCTATTTCATGGTTTGACGATATTTTTCAGGTTTGTAACCAGGGCAAACAAGACATCTGTGTTTACATTGCTGAGAAAACCGGAGCAGACCCGGATCGAGTTACCTTCTACACCGGCGAACAATCAGGTGAACAGCCAATCCCAGACGAAGCACAACTGTTCTCTGATATCGAAGACGGTATCTACCTTCCACTCGGAGCATGTGAATGTATCGGATTGCAAGTAAATACCAGAGAAGACCTTGACAATGAGTTTGCACTTGACAAGCCTGAAGATGGTGACGTGTTACTTGATGAAGTGGAACTCGTCGCCGATGCCAATGATGCATGCGAAGACGATACGGTGCCAGAAAAAGAACAACCGAGGATCATTGAGGCCGGAGAGACAATTAGCTTCATAGCATTCATTGCGGAAGAGAGTCCAGAAATTTCCGAAGTAGAAGCAGTGGACGCTAAAAACGGTGATGACGCATCAGGAGACCTTGACCCAGTTACTGTATCATTTGATGGGAATACAGAACTTGAAGAAATTGTAATCAACATTGGCGGTCTCGATCGCGAGGAAACTGGCCTTATTTTTGGAAATGGATTTGACTCAGGGACTGTGACCACGCTTGATCAGGATGATGATGTTGTTGAAGATGGCTGGCTCATAGCTGATAAGACTGTTTACACTTAA
- a CDS encoding FAD-binding protein, protein MYNHDVLVIGGGGAGLRAAIAAHNEGADVAIISKLHPVRSHTGAAEGGINAALNSDDSWEDHAYDTVKGSDYIGDAPAIDTFAQDVRKEVIQLEHWGMAFSREDDGTVAQRPFGGMSFPRTTFAGAETGHHLLHTLYQQVAKLGIDIYDEWFVTQLAVTNHEDPTERVCHGCVAYDLTTGEIAGFKADNGVILATGGNGQAFDHTTNATANTGDGIAMAYRAGVPVEDMEFVQFHPTTLPSTGVLITEGVRGEGGILYNSDGERFMFEHGYAKNDGELASRDVVSRAELTEISEGRGFEDDHVYLDMRHLGEERILDRLENIVHLAEDFEGVDPVEEPMPVKPGQHYTMGGVEVDENGQTCINGLYAAGETACVSLHGANRLGGNALPELMVFGARAGKHAAGGDLEPAEIDTGKPADPETEDKELPVSPGAIDTSAGEVVADGSGLIVDPDTVVDTAVDREESRIDQLLTREDGEFHADIRSDVQETMTEYVNVFREEEGLNQALESIRAARERYQDVYVGDTSRTFNYDLIHTIETRNIIDVAETIAMGALVRTESRGAHWRKNHQERNDAEWLKHTMISWNEGSPEIWYRSANLEGANKTYEPKERSY, encoded by the coding sequence ATGTACAATCACGACGTCCTTGTTATTGGTGGCGGTGGAGCTGGTCTCCGTGCCGCAATCGCCGCGCACAATGAAGGGGCTGATGTTGCAATCATCTCAAAGCTTCATCCTGTCCGTAGTCATACTGGAGCGGCTGAAGGTGGTATCAATGCAGCGTTAAACTCAGACGACAGTTGGGAAGATCATGCATACGACACTGTGAAGGGGTCTGACTACATTGGCGATGCACCTGCTATCGACACGTTTGCTCAGGATGTCCGAAAAGAAGTGATCCAGCTTGAGCACTGGGGAATGGCATTCTCGCGTGAGGACGATGGAACTGTTGCACAACGACCATTTGGTGGTATGTCGTTCCCTCGAACAACGTTTGCTGGTGCAGAGACTGGTCACCATCTTCTTCATACGCTCTATCAACAGGTAGCGAAACTCGGAATTGACATCTATGATGAGTGGTTTGTCACACAGCTTGCAGTTACGAATCATGAAGATCCAACCGAACGAGTCTGTCATGGCTGTGTTGCCTACGATCTCACCACCGGCGAAATTGCCGGATTCAAGGCAGATAATGGTGTGATTCTCGCTACTGGCGGAAATGGGCAGGCATTTGACCACACCACAAATGCCACTGCTAACACCGGTGACGGAATTGCGATGGCATACCGCGCCGGGGTGCCGGTCGAGGATATGGAATTTGTGCAGTTCCACCCAACAACCCTTCCGTCAACTGGTGTGCTGATTACAGAAGGTGTCCGCGGCGAAGGTGGAATCCTGTACAACAGCGACGGTGAACGGTTTATGTTCGAGCACGGATACGCCAAGAATGATGGTGAGCTTGCGTCTCGAGACGTTGTCTCAAGGGCCGAATTGACTGAAATCAGCGAAGGACGTGGGTTTGAAGATGATCATGTTTACCTTGACATGCGCCATCTTGGTGAAGAACGGATTCTGGATCGACTCGAAAATATCGTTCACCTCGCTGAAGACTTCGAAGGTGTTGATCCAGTCGAAGAACCAATGCCAGTCAAACCTGGACAGCATTACACTATGGGTGGTGTTGAAGTCGATGAAAATGGCCAAACATGTATCAATGGACTGTACGCAGCCGGTGAAACGGCCTGTGTCTCACTCCATGGTGCTAACCGACTTGGCGGAAACGCACTACCTGAACTGATGGTCTTCGGTGCCCGAGCAGGAAAGCATGCTGCTGGTGGCGACCTTGAACCGGCTGAGATCGATACCGGAAAACCAGCTGATCCAGAAACTGAAGACAAAGAACTTCCAGTCTCTCCCGGTGCCATTGATACCTCAGCTGGCGAAGTCGTAGCAGATGGTTCTGGCTTGATAGTCGATCCAGATACTGTCGTTGATACCGCCGTTGACCGTGAAGAAAGCCGCATTGATCAGCTTCTTACTCGTGAAGACGGTGAATTCCATGCTGACATTCGGTCTGATGTTCAGGAGACAATGACTGAATACGTCAATGTGTTTCGAGAAGAAGAGGGCCTTAACCAGGCGCTTGAAAGTATCCGCGCTGCACGCGAACGCTATCAAGACGTATATGTAGGGGATACTTCTCGAACGTTCAATTACGATCTTATCCACACTATCGAGACACGCAACATCATTGATGTTGCCGAGACAATCGCTATGGGGGCGCTTGTTCGAACCGAATCACGTGGTGCACACTGGCGGAAGAATCATCAAGAACGGAATGACGCAGAATGGCTCAAGCACACCATGATTTCATGGAATGAAGGATCACCAGAAATCTGGTACCGATCAGCAAACCTGGAAGGAGCAAATAAAACCTACGAGCCGAAAGAGCGATCATACTAA
- a CDS encoding transposase, producing the protein MSSSKSVLPSNDTVEQVFKALETETTALFEHLDLSFLKDLPVFAPDSRGRTRVHEPPELLKGVLHCFYNDIYGLRPMARELRNEDVWRQCGFERPPSRWTLSRFITDFALVAEDIFIKLVHELAEQVPFGKLFRIDGTDIPVDQRDDDASWNYDHSEDEYYYGYGCCVVTAANNIPVAAAFTPAKKVDQETAMRVTRDALAVEIPRWMVGDSEFDMLEWHDYLLAQAVVPVAPYNPRNTDDPLEIEYRVEDQIKRHSDTVRLWQKQLDKTYDQRSRVETAIGVCKDLGLGTSRVRGRVRVKAHVFLVLCLRLAVALANHHRGNDVASPNIML; encoded by the coding sequence GTGTCCAGCAGCAAGTCCGTCCTACCGAGTAACGATACGGTCGAACAGGTTTTCAAAGCACTGGAGACGGAGACGACAGCGCTGTTCGAACACCTTGATCTCTCCTTTCTCAAGGACCTTCCCGTGTTCGCCCCTGATTCGAGGGGGCGAACACGGGTCCACGAGCCCCCAGAGTTGCTGAAAGGTGTCCTTCACTGCTTCTACAACGACATCTACGGGCTCCGACCAATGGCGCGAGAACTCCGGAATGAAGATGTGTGGCGGCAATGTGGATTCGAGCGCCCACCGTCCCGGTGGACGCTCTCACGGTTTATCACTGATTTCGCTCTCGTCGCAGAAGACATCTTCATCAAATTGGTGCATGAGCTTGCCGAGCAGGTCCCGTTCGGCAAGCTCTTCCGCATCGATGGTACCGACATTCCCGTCGATCAGCGTGATGATGACGCTAGCTGGAACTATGACCACAGCGAAGACGAGTACTACTACGGTTACGGCTGTTGTGTCGTGACCGCGGCAAACAACATTCCGGTCGCAGCAGCGTTCACTCCAGCAAAGAAAGTCGATCAGGAGACGGCGATGCGCGTCACGCGTGACGCGCTCGCCGTCGAAATCCCTCGATGGATGGTCGGTGATTCAGAGTTCGATATGCTGGAGTGGCACGACTACCTGCTGGCGCAGGCGGTCGTACCGGTTGCACCGTACAATCCACGCAATACGGACGACCCGCTAGAGATTGAGTATCGCGTCGAAGACCAGATCAAACGGCACAGCGACACAGTTCGTCTCTGGCAGAAACAGCTCGATAAGACGTATGATCAACGCTCACGGGTGGAAACAGCGATTGGTGTCTGCAAGGATCTCGGCCTCGGGACCTCGCGGGTCCGAGGCCGAGTGAGGGTCAAAGCACACGTTTTTCTGGTTCTGTGTCTTCGGTTGGCCGTTGCGCTCGCTAATCACCATCGAGGAAACGATGTCGCCAGCCCCAACATCATGCTATGA
- a CDS encoding helix-turn-helix domain-containing protein, whose product MVGREKEVVKHLSRGDLDRLQAETDNLKTYKRLTFLKHLYDGETLAEAADKVGISNGAASNWVRRWNQAAPAARSRQRRLVVRGSSPTTCAQAYNPTQLRYTRN is encoded by the coding sequence ATGGTTGGTCGTGAGAAAGAGGTCGTGAAGCACCTCAGTAGGGGAGATTTAGATCGACTTCAAGCTGAGACTGACAATCTCAAAACCTACAAGCGGCTTACCTTTCTCAAGCATCTCTACGACGGTGAAACGTTAGCTGAGGCAGCTGACAAGGTCGGTATCTCGAATGGAGCGGCTAGTAACTGGGTACGTCGCTGGAATCAGGCAGCCCCTGCCGCAAGAAGCCGCCAACGGCGGCTGGTAGTCAGGGGTAGTTCACCTACAACTTGTGCCCAAGCGTATAATCCCACTCAGCTAAGATACACCAGAAACTAA
- a CDS encoding TRAP transporter fused permease subunit, producing MSVNELSSKEPDGDDLDGVDRSRDLQGVAVLVVAIVGIIFSAFQMWIAAYGYSFRISVPYLFEIDRALQPLQVHAIHVAFALILAFLLFPGTRGTGPVASRLSRVWTRLNLKRGKQFVRWAVVDPNQNRVAPADIVLIILSVLPATYIVTEFDEIRELAVRGLDSGRPLHEVYPVMEPLVSVIAAFGIPLDEVSYAFLLGCLGIVLVLEATRRTLGWLLMGLVSLFIIYARFGYLIPRDTPFIGSLAILPGSWDSIVFNLWYTVEAGIHSTPVSVSVRFIYIFILFGSFLKLSGAGKWFIDLAYALTGTLRGGPAKASTVSSGFMGMLSGSSVANTVTTGAFTIPLMKRSGYSPEFSGAVESSASSGGQMLPPVMGAAAFLIVEFTGTPYSDVIIAATLPAIAFFFGMWVMVHFEAVRSDIGGLPRTELPNGLEKLKSGWFYLVPLFALLYFLVIANYSINNAGWLTIVLTVAIVSILAVYNERYGSLLFGSIIGGYLLQTWSYATAGTGLLNLIRNQFGATIETNSHGIIDAFVAAAGDLGWIAIIVSVLFMILQRRPDAPLLELDDGVKNTSEQVANQLGRPSWGKNPAFQFGTFVLRSMDDGARTATTVVIAVAAAGVVPGVISVTGLGPNLASLINTVSGGSILALLGLTGVASVIFGMGMPTTAMYVILVAMLGGPIGDIGIWIVAAHLFILYFGLMADVTPPVAVAAFAGAGVANAKKLKTAVIAFMLSLNKILVPFAFVFSPGILLVREVDGEWGLIGWSDVLEVSYFLPEVVVPVLGMFIGVYAMGVAIIGYQYSQVSQNERVGYILSSALLMIPEVLLLLGEGVFGIIGIEAGLVTFEITFALRLVGLILLAGLSSRNRTRSGGSQANTTASS from the coding sequence ATGAGTGTAAATGAGCTTTCCTCTAAAGAACCAGACGGTGACGACTTAGATGGTGTCGATCGAAGTCGAGATCTCCAAGGAGTAGCTGTTCTCGTTGTTGCAATTGTTGGTATTATTTTCTCTGCGTTTCAGATGTGGATTGCAGCGTATGGCTACTCATTCCGTATCTCAGTTCCATACCTATTCGAAATTGATCGAGCTCTACAACCGCTACAAGTTCACGCGATCCATGTAGCCTTTGCGCTTATCTTGGCATTTCTGCTGTTTCCTGGAACCCGTGGAACAGGCCCAGTCGCCAGCCGATTATCGCGGGTATGGACTCGGTTGAATCTGAAACGGGGCAAACAATTTGTCCGATGGGCAGTTGTTGATCCGAATCAGAATCGAGTCGCACCTGCAGATATTGTTCTTATCATTCTTTCCGTCCTACCAGCGACGTACATAGTTACAGAGTTCGATGAAATCCGAGAGCTTGCGGTACGGGGACTCGATTCGGGTCGTCCTCTTCACGAGGTCTATCCAGTTATGGAGCCACTTGTGTCAGTGATTGCAGCTTTTGGAATACCGCTTGATGAGGTTTCGTATGCGTTTTTGCTTGGATGTCTTGGTATCGTGCTTGTGCTTGAAGCTACTCGACGAACACTGGGATGGCTGCTGATGGGACTAGTGAGCCTCTTTATAATCTATGCTCGGTTTGGGTATCTTATCCCGCGAGATACCCCCTTTATTGGTTCCCTTGCCATCTTGCCGGGGTCCTGGGATAGCATTGTGTTCAATTTATGGTATACTGTTGAAGCGGGGATTCACAGCACGCCGGTGAGTGTTAGTGTTCGTTTCATTTACATATTTATCCTGTTCGGGTCATTCCTTAAACTGAGCGGTGCTGGAAAGTGGTTTATTGATCTTGCATATGCATTGACTGGGACACTCAGAGGTGGACCAGCCAAAGCAAGTACTGTCTCCAGCGGGTTTATGGGAATGCTCAGTGGCTCATCAGTGGCGAATACCGTAACGACTGGAGCGTTTACGATTCCACTGATGAAACGGTCAGGATATTCCCCAGAGTTCTCGGGAGCTGTTGAGTCATCCGCTTCTTCGGGGGGGCAGATGCTGCCGCCGGTTATGGGTGCTGCAGCATTTCTGATTGTTGAATTCACCGGAACCCCGTATTCTGATGTTATTATTGCAGCAACATTGCCGGCAATTGCGTTCTTCTTCGGCATGTGGGTGATGGTGCACTTTGAGGCTGTCCGGAGTGATATCGGAGGCTTACCACGGACAGAACTTCCTAATGGGCTTGAGAAGCTCAAATCTGGCTGGTTCTATCTCGTCCCCTTATTCGCGCTGTTGTATTTTCTTGTCATTGCCAACTACTCAATTAACAATGCAGGATGGTTAACAATTGTTCTCACTGTTGCAATTGTCAGTATCCTTGCAGTCTATAACGAACGGTATGGATCATTACTATTCGGTTCGATTATAGGAGGATATCTTCTTCAGACGTGGAGCTATGCAACGGCTGGTACTGGCCTACTTAACCTTATCCGTAATCAGTTTGGTGCAACAATTGAGACAAATTCGCATGGAATAATTGACGCTTTCGTGGCTGCTGCTGGCGACTTAGGTTGGATTGCAATTATCGTGAGTGTGTTATTTATGATATTACAACGTCGACCAGACGCTCCATTACTGGAACTTGATGATGGGGTTAAAAATACCTCAGAGCAGGTAGCCAATCAGCTTGGTCGTCCATCGTGGGGCAAGAACCCGGCGTTTCAATTTGGGACCTTTGTGCTCAGGTCTATGGATGATGGTGCACGAACAGCAACAACGGTCGTGATAGCTGTGGCTGCCGCCGGCGTCGTTCCAGGGGTAATCAGTGTCACTGGATTAGGACCAAACCTTGCTTCGCTGATTAATACTGTTAGTGGAGGATCAATTCTCGCGTTGCTTGGGTTGACAGGTGTTGCATCTGTAATCTTTGGAATGGGCATGCCGACAACAGCTATGTATGTGATTCTCGTTGCGATGCTTGGTGGCCCAATCGGAGATATTGGAATCTGGATTGTCGCTGCCCATCTCTTCATTCTCTATTTTGGCCTGATGGCTGATGTGACACCTCCGGTTGCGGTTGCTGCATTCGCTGGAGCAGGCGTTGCAAACGCAAAAAAGCTCAAAACAGCAGTGATTGCCTTTATGCTATCATTGAACAAAATTTTAGTTCCATTTGCATTCGTATTTTCACCAGGAATTCTTCTTGTTCGAGAGGTTGATGGAGAATGGGGGCTGATCGGATGGTCTGATGTATTGGAGGTCAGTTATTTCCTACCAGAAGTTGTCGTTCCGGTGCTTGGGATGTTTATCGGGGTGTACGCGATGGGTGTTGCGATTATTGGATACCAATACTCACAGGTTAGCCAGAATGAACGTGTAGGATACATCCTTTCCTCAGCGTTGCTTATGATACCGGAAGTTCTACTGTTACTCGGTGAAGGTGTCTTTGGTATTATCGGCATTGAGGCTGGTCTCGTCACATTCGAGATAACTTTTGCACTACGGCTGGTTGGGCTAATATTGCTTGCTGGACTCTCAAGCCGAAACCGGACTCGATCAGGTGGGTCGCAGGCTAATACCACAGCCTCGTCGTGA
- a CDS encoding glycerate kinase has translation MSHDQSDVEVQNREQLIQTKEHRIALDCILTGIEAAQPENVINSQVEVNNAVLSINETEYDLDQFSRVLVIGGGNAAGRVAKSLEELIQRHITDGIIVTDNPVELSAISCVQGSHPVPNQSAVEGTKQVLDLARAADKDDLIITIITGGGSALLPAPVNNISLSELQEVTSNLLTSGATIGEINTVRKHLSAIKGGQLARAAAPARAVGLVFSDVVGNDLSTIASGPLASDETTFNDALTVLDWYEITPPESVYMHLDQGRQGKCEETPTSDMQCFDRVDTHILADNRTAIQAAENYATDKGYETLILSSSIRGEAREVAKVHVGVAEEIISSGHPVEPPAVLLSGGETTVTVQGSGDGGPSQEFAVSAALEIDDSRIIVSSVDTDGIDGSVNVAGGIVDKSVKEKLSHRKLRSALNCNDAYKVLESVNATIKTGQTGTNVNDLRAIVVAE, from the coding sequence GTGAGCCACGATCAATCCGATGTAGAGGTGCAAAACCGTGAGCAACTCATACAAACCAAAGAACACAGAATCGCACTTGATTGTATACTGACCGGCATTGAGGCAGCACAGCCGGAGAATGTTATAAACTCTCAGGTGGAAGTCAATAATGCTGTCTTGTCGATAAATGAGACAGAGTATGATCTGGATCAGTTCAGTCGTGTCCTTGTCATTGGAGGTGGAAATGCAGCAGGTCGTGTGGCAAAGTCTCTTGAAGAACTAATCCAGAGACACATAACTGATGGAATTATTGTCACTGACAACCCAGTTGAGTTATCTGCAATCAGTTGCGTACAGGGATCGCATCCAGTACCCAATCAGTCAGCGGTAGAAGGAACAAAGCAGGTGCTTGATTTAGCAAGAGCGGCAGACAAAGACGATCTTATCATTACTATCATTACTGGTGGAGGTAGTGCACTCCTCCCTGCACCTGTAAACAATATTTCGCTGTCAGAGCTGCAAGAAGTAACAAGCAACCTGCTTACGAGTGGTGCGACAATTGGTGAAATAAATACGGTTCGAAAGCACCTTTCAGCAATCAAGGGCGGTCAGCTAGCACGTGCAGCTGCTCCAGCAAGAGCAGTTGGCCTTGTGTTCAGTGATGTTGTGGGGAATGATCTAAGTACAATTGCCAGTGGTCCCTTGGCCTCTGATGAGACTACCTTTAACGACGCTCTAACGGTTCTTGATTGGTATGAAATCACTCCGCCTGAGTCTGTTTACATGCATCTTGACCAAGGAAGACAGGGAAAGTGCGAGGAGACGCCAACATCTGATATGCAATGCTTCGATAGAGTAGATACGCATATTCTCGCTGATAACCGTACTGCAATTCAGGCTGCTGAGAATTATGCTACAGACAAGGGATATGAAACACTGATTCTTTCTTCGTCAATCCGGGGAGAGGCACGTGAGGTAGCAAAAGTACACGTCGGCGTCGCTGAGGAAATCATCTCATCTGGCCATCCAGTCGAACCACCTGCAGTTCTTCTCTCCGGCGGTGAGACAACAGTCACTGTGCAAGGCAGTGGTGATGGAGGACCAAGTCAAGAATTTGCGGTTAGCGCTGCCCTTGAAATAGATGATTCGCGTATTATTGTGTCCAGTGTTGATACGGATGGGATTGATGGATCCGTGAATGTTGCAGGAGGCATCGTGGATAAATCAGTTAAGGAGAAATTAAGCCACAGAAAACTGAGATCCGCATTAAATTGCAATGATGCCTACAAAGTTCTTGAATCAGTTAATGCAACTATTAAAACCGGACAAACAGGAACGAATGTTAACGATCTACGGGCTATTGTAGTTGCAGAATGA